From the Desulfovibrio sp. JY genome, one window contains:
- a CDS encoding ATP-dependent 6-phosphofructokinase: protein MRNNKDAIPDLALTPEETAVTTLGEPACDSPKHVGTFVPDDAAVLVGITRASVSCDGQVPVFFEEAGPRQKIFFSPHKTKVAIVTCGGICPGINDVIRSIVMEAHHQYGAAATLGIRYGLRGFIPACRHDVLEFSPDNVPEIHQFGGTVLGSSRGPQPVDEIVDAMERLGIGFCIFIGGVGTMRAALAIQTEIASRNLAIGIVCIPKTVDNDIHFVSRTFGFLTAAEQATESIACAHVEALGAPYGIGLVKLMGRQSGFIAAEASMGLKHVNMVLVPEEPFSLTGPGGVLEVLEKRLRSRGHAVIVAAEGAGQHLIPKTGRFDPSGNPVLGDFCGLFAREIKRHFKEQKLPITLKSIDPSYIVRAVPANTADAVYCGFLGRLAVHAGMAGKTGIMIGSVNDHYVHVPLSLVTRERKHIDINSEYWQAVLDSTGQPRFAAQTDQP from the coding sequence ATGCGCAACAACAAGGATGCCATACCCGACCTGGCGCTGACCCCCGAGGAGACCGCCGTGACAACCCTCGGCGAACCCGCCTGCGACAGCCCCAAGCATGTGGGCACGTTCGTGCCCGACGACGCGGCCGTGCTGGTCGGCATCACCCGGGCCTCGGTCTCCTGCGACGGACAGGTTCCCGTCTTCTTCGAGGAAGCCGGGCCGCGACAGAAAATCTTCTTTTCGCCCCACAAGACCAAGGTCGCCATCGTCACCTGCGGCGGCATCTGCCCCGGCATCAACGACGTCATCCGTTCCATCGTCATGGAGGCCCACCACCAGTACGGCGCGGCCGCCACCCTCGGCATCCGCTACGGCCTTCGCGGCTTCATCCCGGCCTGCCGCCACGACGTGCTGGAATTCTCCCCGGACAACGTGCCCGAAATCCACCAGTTCGGCGGCACGGTGCTCGGCTCCTCGCGCGGGCCCCAGCCCGTGGACGAAATCGTCGACGCCATGGAACGCCTCGGCATCGGCTTTTGCATCTTCATCGGCGGCGTCGGCACCATGCGGGCCGCCCTGGCCATACAGACGGAAATCGCCTCCCGAAACCTCGCCATCGGCATCGTGTGCATCCCCAAGACCGTGGACAACGACATCCACTTCGTCTCGCGCACCTTCGGCTTTTTGACCGCCGCCGAACAGGCCACCGAGTCCATCGCCTGCGCCCACGTCGAAGCCCTCGGCGCGCCCTACGGCATCGGGCTGGTCAAGCTCATGGGCCGGCAGTCGGGATTTATCGCCGCCGAGGCCAGCATGGGGCTCAAACACGTCAACATGGTGCTCGTGCCCGAGGAGCCCTTCTCCCTCACCGGCCCGGGCGGCGTGCTCGAGGTGCTGGAAAAACGTCTGCGTTCACGGGGCCATGCGGTCATCGTGGCCGCCGAAGGCGCTGGCCAGCACCTGATCCCCAAAACCGGCCGCTTCGACCCCTCGGGCAACCCGGTGCTCGGCGATTTCTGCGGCCTCTTCGCCCGCGAAATCAAACGCCATTTCAAGGAACAAAAGCTCCCCATCACGCTCAAGTCCATCGACCCGAGCTACATCGTGCGCGCCGTGCCGGCCAATACCGCCGATGCCGTCTACTGCGGCTTCCTCGGCCGTCTGGCCGTCCACGCCGGCATGGCCGGCAAGACCGGCATCATGATCGGATCGGTCAACGACCACTACGTCCACGTCCCGCTGTCGCTCGTCACCCGCGAGCGCAAGCACATCGACATCAACTCCGAGTACTGGCAGGCCGTGCTGGATTCCACAGGCCAGCCGCGCTTCGCCGCCCAGACCGATCAACCCTAA
- the cobT gene encoding nicotinate-nucleotide--dimethylbenzimidazole phosphoribosyltransferase has protein sequence MPLTLPEVLAAIRPVDPALFDVAKAHLDSLTKPRGSLGRLEELAQRLFAMTGGKAPTVDPARIYVCAGDHGVAAEGVSLFPQEVTRQMVANFLAGGAGINVLANTAGIDIRVVDAGCLGDPFPPHPLFAGSRVASGTANLATGPAMTIETCTKALLLGASLAAQAAAEGVKCLGTGDMGIANTTPSTALFCAYLFLDPETVTGPGTGLDASGVRRKAEVVAKALELHKEVIDSGDPVAILAALGGLEIACLAGLVLGAAANKLPIAVDGFISTAAYVAARAIAPYVADYAVVSHASAEPGYAPIMNALDHKPLLDLGLRLGEGTGAALAIFLMRASANVYNNMATFAAAGVSEG, from the coding sequence ATGCCGCTGACCCTGCCCGAGGTCCTGGCCGCCATCCGGCCGGTGGACCCGGCCCTTTTCGACGTCGCCAAGGCCCATCTCGACAGTCTGACCAAGCCCCGCGGCAGCCTCGGCCGCCTGGAAGAACTGGCCCAGCGCCTCTTCGCCATGACCGGCGGCAAAGCCCCGACCGTGGACCCGGCCCGCATCTACGTTTGCGCCGGCGACCACGGCGTGGCCGCCGAAGGCGTGAGCCTGTTTCCCCAGGAAGTCACCCGCCAGATGGTGGCCAACTTCCTGGCCGGCGGCGCGGGCATCAACGTCCTGGCCAATACCGCCGGCATCGATATCCGCGTCGTCGACGCCGGCTGCCTGGGCGACCCGTTCCCGCCCCATCCCCTTTTCGCCGGCTCCCGCGTCGCCTCCGGCACCGCCAACCTGGCCACCGGCCCGGCCATGACCATCGAAACCTGCACCAAGGCCTTGCTCCTCGGCGCATCCCTGGCCGCCCAGGCCGCCGCCGAAGGCGTCAAATGTCTGGGCACCGGCGACATGGGCATCGCCAATACCACCCCGTCCACAGCCCTTTTCTGTGCCTACCTGTTCCTCGACCCGGAAACCGTCACCGGCCCAGGCACGGGGCTCGACGCTTCCGGCGTGCGCCGCAAGGCCGAAGTCGTGGCCAAGGCCCTCGAACTGCACAAAGAGGTCATCGACTCCGGCGACCCCGTGGCCATCCTGGCGGCCCTCGGCGGCCTGGAAATCGCCTGCCTGGCCGGACTCGTCCTCGGCGCGGCCGCCAACAAACTCCCCATCGCCGTGGACGGCTTCATCTCCACCGCCGCCTACGTCGCCGCCCGGGCCATCGCGCCCTACGTGGCCGACTACGCCGTCGTCAGCCACGCCTCGGCCGAACCCGGCTACGCCCCCATCATGAACGCCCTGGACCACAAACCGCTCCTCGATCTCGGCCTGCGCCTCGGCGAAGGCACCGGCGCGGCCCTGGCCATCTTCCTCATGCGCGCCAGCGCCAACGTCTACAACAACATGGCCACCTTCGCCGCCGCCGGCGTCAGCGAAGGCTAG
- a CDS encoding efflux RND transporter periplasmic adaptor subunit, which produces MLQRLLLLLAAAAMIFTGVWWLYTGGHIPRSVSPPPPSVVAPAMPPAPSPARPAPGSPAAWIASPGEVEPWSGEIRLGFAREGIIGAVDVAEGDTVQQGQILARLAGEEYQARVAAAGQALAASEARLDDLPSSAGKKERQDAKAAVDAARAALVAAQAQAEKAVLRSPIHGLVLRTFRRPGEVVSPSRDTPVLTVGDTSRLRVRVAVPERDIARLAVGQRAVLIPEAFAKHRFTGVVSHLAPSLRGPQDARSLDVVIDLDGTPHLPIGLAVQAYIIVRPGGEKELEQEMPRGEKEKRGAVLEGSSRDSRDSRGSAPGPRRGT; this is translated from the coding sequence ATGCTGCAACGCCTGCTCCTGCTGCTTGCCGCCGCCGCCATGATATTCACCGGAGTCTGGTGGCTCTATACCGGCGGCCATATCCCCCGGAGCGTCAGCCCGCCGCCCCCCTCCGTCGTGGCTCCGGCCATGCCGCCAGCCCCTTCGCCGGCCCGACCCGCCCCCGGTTCTCCGGCGGCCTGGATCGCCTCGCCCGGCGAAGTGGAACCCTGGTCCGGGGAAATTCGTCTGGGCTTTGCCAGGGAAGGCATTATCGGCGCGGTTGACGTGGCCGAGGGCGACACCGTGCAACAGGGGCAAATCCTGGCCCGACTGGCCGGGGAGGAATATCAAGCCCGGGTCGCGGCGGCCGGACAGGCCCTGGCCGCAAGCGAGGCCCGGCTCGACGACCTGCCGTCATCCGCCGGCAAGAAAGAGCGCCAGGACGCCAAAGCCGCTGTCGACGCCGCCAGGGCCGCATTGGTGGCCGCCCAGGCCCAGGCCGAAAAAGCCGTGCTGCGTTCGCCCATACACGGCCTCGTGCTGCGCACCTTCCGCCGGCCCGGCGAGGTCGTCTCCCCCTCTCGCGACACCCCGGTCCTGACCGTCGGCGACACAAGCCGGCTTCGCGTGCGCGTCGCCGTGCCCGAACGCGACATCGCCCGTCTGGCCGTGGGCCAGCGCGCCGTCCTCATCCCCGAAGCCTTTGCCAAACACCGCTTCACCGGCGTCGTCTCCCATCTTGCCCCCAGCCTGCGCGGTCCCCAAGACGCCCGCTCCCTCGACGTCGTCATCGATCTCGACGGCACGCCGCATCTCCCCATCGGCTTGGCCGTGCAGGCCTACATTATCGTGCGTCCCGGCGGGGAAAAGGAGCTGGAGCAGGAGATGCCGCGAGGGGAGAAGGAGAAGCGGGGCGCTGTCCTGGAGGGCAGCAGCAGGGACAGCAGGGACAGCAGGGGCTCCGCCCCTGGACCCCGCCGGGGGACTTGA